The Panthera leo isolate Ple1 chromosome D1, P.leo_Ple1_pat1.1, whole genome shotgun sequence region CTTATGCTGTTATAGCCTCCGGCCATAATGTTAGTCCTTGAACAAGCAGACAAACTCTTGCCCCAGGACTTTTTGACCTGTACTTTCTGGCTGGAATGGTTCCCCTATGGGAGAGCTTACTTGCTTTGTTGCTTCAAATCTTTAGCACTATCAGGCTATAAGTCTGActtgtttattatatttcttcCCACCATAGTATAAGCTCCAAGGTTAGAATTTTTGTCactttttgttcactgctatatccttGGTGCTGCCCATttggtaggtgctcaaaaaatttgTAGCATGAACATGTAGGTAAATATTTTCCTGAGTTTGGCACAcggatttgtttttctcttctgctatgcaaaatacttttttttgcaTACATCTGTTggttttgaattttctgttttctataaaGGTTCAACTTTTGTCCCCTCAGGGACCATTCTTTTGACCCAATATCGTTTCCCTAAACTTTTTATTGTGGATAATTTCAAGCGCACACCAAGGGAGATACAACTCATTATTCCTCTTTTGAAAATTCCACAAAGGCCTCTGCCAAACTCTGATTTGTCACTCTCCATCTACTTCTAGGACCTCAGCAACATCAGGGAATGTGTTTCCAAAGAATGAATTAATAGCACGAGGGTCCTCCGGGGCAAATGCCTCTCAGGCCCCTCAGACAGCCCAGCAGTCTCGGAGGGGACAGTTAGCTGACTGAAGGCGGCTGTCCTGGTTTCTTCCGCCAGGCCCGACCCTCTCGTGGACAAGCTCGTTGCCACCTCCAGGCGCGGGTTTGGCCTAGGCAGTCAGAATGGGAGGAGCTCTGACTTCCGGCTGAACAAAGTTTTTCCTTGGGTCCGCCGATCCCTGCCCCACCCGGGCCAGAGGCCGTCTCACCGAGTAGGCCTCTAGGCCGCCGACGTTCCCCGCGCGCGTTCCCCCTTCTCCAACccttcttttcccccctccccccggcagTGGCGGTTGGTCGCGCGCCGCCGTCCCTTTCCCGCCCCCTCGGCTAACAAGCGGGCTCCAGACCCTCTGGGATTGGCTGCGCCTGAGCGCATCTTCTTTCAGCTTCTCTGATTGGCTGCGGGTCGCGCGGGATGCGGGCCCCGATTGGCTTGGTCAGAGCGCCTGCGCGGCGGGGTTCTCGGTCGCCAGCCATTCCTGGGGAGGACTGCCGGCCGGTCGGACGTCTTGCCTGTCGCTGGAGGAGAGGTCCCGGCTCCCCGGGAAGGCGGCTGCGGCGGCAAAATGAAGATATTCGTGGGAAACGTCGATGGGGCAGATACAACGCCAGAGGAGCTAGCAGCCCTCTTCGCGCCCTACGGCACGGTCATGAGCTGCGCCGTCATGAAACAGTTCGCCTTCGTGCACATGCGCGAGAATGCAGGCGCGCTGCGCGCCATCGAGGCCCTGCACGGCCACGAGCTGCGGCCTGGGCGCGCGCTCGTGGTGGAGATGTCGCGCCCACGGCCTCTTAACACTTGGAAGATTTTCGTGGGCAATGTGTCGGCTGCGTGCACGAGCCAGGAATTGCGCAGCCTCTTCGAGCGCCGCGGACGCGTCATCGAGTGTGACGTGGTGAAAGGTAACGCGGAggcgcgcgggggcgggggcgcgggcgcgCTCTGGGCACTCTGCTTGTTAGCCACGCCCCTTTCCCGGGGGTCGGTCACCGCGcggttggggagggtggggaagtcGCGGGAGCGAGGCCGGAGGTGTTGGGGGCGCGATGGGTAGAGCCACCCTCCTTCCCTGCGGTCCAGTCACCATTCTCCAGATAGGAGGAAGTGGCTCTGGGTGGGTTCGGCGGCCACTGTGAGCCGAGCTACGGGGCCGGGGACGCGCCTGAGAGACTTGCGAGTATACCGGGGGCGCGCCTTCCACTGGTCTCCTGGGCCTGGCACCGAGCGGAAATTGGGAAGTGACGGGCACAAGCCGGATCATGGAGCGGGGAAGATTTCGCCActtccccacttcctctccagaCGTCGGTCAGagcaagggaagagggaaaaggtGGGGGCTGACGCCCCAAGGCCACCCTCGTGTTCCCTGCCGATGAATGCTCCCGAGCGGAAGGTAACGGGGCCCTTGGACGTTTCTCGGGCTGGGATTTTTTAGCATTGTGTGGCATGGGTCTACTCATGGGTATATAGTTACTCGTGGGTACAGGAGGGACCCCTTCCGAACCACTTTGGCCTTTCAACATTGTTAGGTGGGTTAGGCGTGGCAACGCTGTATTCCAAGTCCCTCAaacttgggtttgtttttttttttttccttgggatcgattttgtatgtatatatctatatctatataggtatgtctatatatttatattctactatagatatagatatatataaactGAAAACCCCGATCTTTTGAATGGGGAAGGAGGCTTGTTTTATGAAGGCCTCTTCTCTTTAGCCTTTACTTGCCAAGCCCATGCCCTCAGGGCAGTGTTCTTTTATAACTTGGTGATTTTGCAAAGGGGCATATACTCTGTGGCTGAGGGGGACGTGGAGAGGGGTGTGTGAGAGGTCTTCGTTAAACATTGGCTAAACAAATTTACTTGTTCATCGGCTTTGCTGGAGTAGTCTAATTCTTAGGGCAGATCCCCAGTTTGCCTTTTCTTTGAGGAAAATGTATCACTGTAATCTAGGTCTGGCTTCCTTTTTGGGACCCAGTTGACTTTTTTTGTAGTCTAGGTTCCTATCCtgtaagttctttttcttttatgttggcAAGGTTTGGTGGGATCGTCCTTGTGTATGTGGCCAGTCTCTGTTCCTCTTGTGAACAGATCAGAATTAACTTTGCCCTGCCATCTTCAAGGATGCAACCTGGGGGAGTATCTGATGCCCTACTCCTGGTGTTGAATTCATACCTACCCATACTCTGAAAAGTTTTGGGGATAGGAACTAAATGGGTGCAGGTGCCTTTTTCCACCAAGACACTTCATTTGCTGTCCTAATAAGGCATATTTTGGGGGCCATTCCTTGTCCTTTCTGCAGCTGGGGAAGCGTAAAGGGTTGTAGTCTCCACTACTAAGAGCAGTTCTTGTTCTGCATTAATATTGCATTCTATTTTCCTCAACTCAGGTTATGCCAGTCCACGACTCTCCGGAATCGGGCTTTCCTGCTGGGTGCTCTTAAGGCAGGCTGTATGGTGCattgatttttgctttgtttaaagaGTAGGAAGGACTCCAGATTGGGCATCTGGCCAGGAAACCAGTGGGGGTACATGATCCTGATGACAGTTCTGTGTTAATTGACCTACCACATGTCTTTTGCGGTTCTTAGGCAAGATGGCTACTAGATTGGGAGTCTAGAAACTAACATCTGAGGGGGACAGTCTCCATGGAACTCA contains the following coding sequences:
- the RBM14 gene encoding RNA-binding protein 14 isoform X4; its protein translation is MKIFVGNVDGADTTPEELAALFAPYGTVMSCAVMKQFAFVHMRENAGALRAIEALHGHELRPGRALVVEMSRPRPLNTWKIFVGNVSAACTSQELRSLFERRGRVIECDVVKDYAFVHMEKEADAKAAIAQLNGKEVKGKRINVELSTKGMVPTGV
- the RBM14 gene encoding RNA-binding protein 14 isoform X5: MKIFVGNVDGADTTPEELAALFAPYGTVMSCAVMKQFAFVHMRENAGALRAIEALHGHELRPGRALVVEMSRPRPLNTWKIFVGNVSAACTSQELRSLFERRGRVIECDVVKDYAFVHMEKEADAKAAIAQLNGKEVKGKRINVELSTKGNWRWW
- the RBM14 gene encoding RNA-binding protein 14 isoform X6, which encodes MKIFVGNVDGADTTPEELAALFAPYGTVMSCAVMKQFAFVHMRENAGALRAIEALHGHELRPGRALVVEMSRPRPLNTWKIFVGNVSAACTSQELRSLFERRGRVIECDVVKGNWRWW